The following nucleotide sequence is from Nocardioides daedukensis.
TTGTCGTGCAGGTAGGCGTTGTTGTTGCCGCCCTGGGTGCGACCCCGCTCGTCGCCGGCGGTCAACATCGGGGTGCCGGTGGAGAAGCAGAGCGTCGCCATCAGGTTGGCGGCCTGGCGTCGGCGCAGGGCCACGATCTCGGCGTCGTCGGTCTCGCCCTCGGCGCCGTGGTTCCAGGAGCGGTTGTTGTCGGTGCCGTCCCGGTTCTCCTCGCCGTTGGCCTCGTTGTGCTTGTGGTCGTAGGAGACCAGGTCGCGCAGCGTGAAGCCGTCGTGCGCGGTGATGAAGTTGACCGTGGAGTACGGCGAGCGTCCGTCGTCGGCGTAGAGGTCCGAGGACCCGGCGAGCCGGGTGGCGACCGTCCGGATCCCGTCGGACGCGCCGCGCCAGAAGTCGCGGATGGTGTCGCGGTACTGGTCGTTCCACTCCACCCACGGCGGCGGGAACTCGCCGACGCGGTAGCCCTCCATCGAGGCGTCCCAGGGCTCGGCGATCAGCTTCACGTGGCGCAGCACCGGGTCCTGGCCGATCGCTGCCAGCAGGTGGCAGTCCATGTTGACCTCGAGGTCCACCCGGGTCAGGGCCGAGGCCAGGTCGAAGCGGAACCCGTCCACGTGCATCTCGGTGACCCAGTAGCGCAACGAGTCGAGGATCATCCGCAGGACGTGGGGGTTCGAGGCGTTCACGGTGTTGCCGCACCCGGTGACGTCCCAGTAGGTGTCGTCGAAGCCGGGCCGGCCGGTCTCGGGGTCCGGCTCGCCGGGCACCCGGTGGTAGGTGCCTCGGTCGTCGAGACCGCGGAAGGAGAGGCTCGGTCCGCGGGCGCCACCCTCCGCGGTGTGGTTGTAGACGACGTCGAGGATCACCTCGATCCCGGCCTCGTGGAACGCCTTGACCATCGACTTGAACTCGGTCACCTGCTGGCCCCGGTCACCCGTCGCGGCATAGCCGTTGTGGGGTGCGAAGAAACCGATCGAGTTGTAGCCCCAGTAGTTGACCCGACCGGCCTCCATCAGTGACGGCTCGGGCACTGACTGGTGGATCGGCAGGAGCTCGACCGCGGTGATGCCGAGGTCGCTCAGGTAGTCGATGACTGCGGGGGTGGCCAGGCCGGCGTACGTCCCGCGCAGTTCCTCGGGCACCCGGTCGTGCAGTGCGGTCATCCCCTTGACGTGCATCTCGTAGATGACGGTGTCGCGCCACCGCCGGTGGATCGGGGCGTCGCCCTCCCAGTCGAAGTCGTCGTGCACGACGACGCTGCGGGGGACGTGTGGCGCCGAGTCCTCGTCGTTGAGCTGTGCCGGGTCCTCCAGCACGTGGGCATAGATCGCCGGGACGTGGTCCACGGTGCCGCTGATGGCCCGGGCGAACGGGTCCAGCAGCAGCTTGGCCGGGTTGAACCGCATCCCTTCCTCGGGCAGCCACGGACCGTCGACGCGGAAGCCGTACGGCGTACCCACGGCCACCCCGGGGATCGCCCCGTGCCAGATGCCCAGCGCCTGCTCGGTCAGGCGGTGTCGGTGCTCGCCGCCGTGCTCGTCGAAGAGGCAGACGGTGACCCCGTCCGCGTCGGGTGCGTGCACGGCGAAGTTCGTGGCCTCCTCGCCCCAGGTCGCGCCAAGTGGATAGTTGCGACCCGGCCAGACGGGGGACCGCTGTCCGGGGTGGTGCCAGATTCCGGGAGTCACCCGGCTCATTGTCCACGACGACGCCGACTAGGCTCCGCAGTGTCACCCTCATCACGACAGGAGCTGCAACAGATCATGGGAGAGTTCGTCAACCTCGAGGTGTCCGACGGCGTCGGCACGATCCGGCTCGACCGACCGAAGATGAACGCGTTGAACAAGCAGGTCCAGGAGGAGATCCGGGCCGCTGCCCTCGAAGCCACCGAGCGAGCAGACGTCAAGGCTGTCGTGATCTATGGCGGCGAGCGGGTCTTCGCCGCGGGTGCGGACATCAAGGAGATGGCCGACATGTCCTACACCGACATGGTCGATCGCTCCGCCGGCCTGCAGTCCGCGTTCACCTCCGTGGCCCAGATCCCCAAGCCCGTCGTGGCAGCGGTCACCGGCTATGCGCTCGGCGGTGGTTGCGAGCTGGCCCTGTGCGCCGACATCCGGATCGCGGCGGACAACGCCACCCTCGGCCAGCCGGAGATCCTGCTCGGGATCATTCCCGGAGCCGGCGGCACGCAGCGACTCACCCGTCTGGTCGGCCCGAGCAAGGCCAAGGACATCATCCTCACCGGTCGCTTCGTGAAGGCCGACGAGGCGCTCGCGATCGGCCTGGTGGACAAGCTGGTTCCCGCCGCCGAGGTCTACACCGCTGCCGTGGAGTGGGCATCGCAGTTCAGCAACGCCGCCTCCTATGCCGTCCGCGCCGCCAAGGAGGCCGTCGACCGCGGCCTCGAGGTCGACCTGGCCACCGGTCTCGAGATCGAGCGGATCCAGTTCGCGTCGTTGTTCGCGACCGAGGACCGCACCATCGGGATGGCCTCCTTCATGGAGAACGGCCCGGGCAAGGCAAGCTTCCGGGGCGCCTGAGCCCCAGCATGGCGCACGGCGCCGCAACCGCAGTCACCGTGCGTATATCGTGCGAGCGACACACCGACGACGGAAGGACCGGCCGTGGCCGACGAGAAGGACACCAAGGACGAGCCCGCCGCCCGCAAGGGTGCCGCCAAGACGCCCGGGCGCGAGATGGACGTGGACATGATCCGCACTCGCATCGCCCAGGTGCTGTGGTTCTTGTGCGCGCTCTTCGCGCTGGTCCTGGCCGTCGGTGCGCTCACCTATGCGTTGAAGGCCAACACCGACAACGGCCTGGTCGAGTTCGTGCGTGACGCAGCGAACGCGCTCGACCTGGGCATCTTCAGCATGGACAACGGCATCAAGCAGTTCGAGGGGGACAGCGCCGAGACCAAGAACGCGCTGTTCAACTGGGGTCTGGGCGCCGTCTTCTGGCTGATCGTCGGTCGCCTGGCGGACAAGTTCATCCGTCCGTGATGTGACTGGCGGCGCTCGCGCGACGCCAGTCATGCTGTGATTGATTCCACGCAGTTCCCCGGTTCCTCCGGGCCGTACCACCTAGTAGCCTCACCCCGAATCCTCAGGGATCGAGCAGGTCGCGTTGCGACCGCGCCAAATCGACTGCACAGGAGGGGCCTCACCGGCCACACCACCATGAACATTGTTGTCCTCGTGAAGCACGTCCCCGACGCCACCGCCGACCGGCGGTTCGAGTCGGACAACACCGTTGACCGCGTTGGCGTCGACGGTCTCCTCTCGGAACTCGACGAGTACGCCGTGGAGCAGGCTCTCCAGATCAAGGAGAAGTCCGAGGGTGACGTCACCGTCACCGCACTCTCCATCGGTCCGGAGCAGGCTGTCGACGCAGTCCGCAAGGCCCTCCAGATGGGTGCCGACCAGGGCGTCCTGGTCACCGACGACGCGATCGCCGGATCCGACGCCGTGGCCACCTCCCTGGTCCTGGCCAAGGCGATCGAGAAGATCGGCCAGGACAACGGCTCGGCCGACCTGGTCGTCACCGGCATGGCCTCGACCGACGCCGGCACCAGCCTCGTCCCGGCCATGCTGGCCGAGCGCCTGGGCCTGCCGCAGGTCACCTTCGCCTCGGTCGTCGAGACCCAGGGCGACCAGATCCGTGCCAAGCGTGACGGCGACGCCGCCACCGAGGTGATCGGTGCCACCCTGCCGGTGCTGCTCTCGGTCACCGACCAGACCGGCGAGGCCCGCTACCCGTCCTTCAAGGGCATCATGGCGGCCAAGAAGAAGCCGCTGGAGACCTACTCGCTCAGCGACATCGGCGTTGACGCCGGTCAGGTCGGCCTCGAGGCCGCATGGTCCGCGGTCGAGGAGACCACGGCCCGCCCGCCGCGCACCGCTGGCGAGATCGTCACCGACGAGGACGGCTCGGGCGCCAAGGCGCTGGCCGAGTTCCTCGCCGCCAAGAAGTTCATCTGAGGAGCCTGAACATGTCTGAAGTTCTCGTACTCGTCGACCACGTCGACGGCGCTGTCCGCAAGACCACCAACGAGCTCCTCACCCTGGCCCGTCGCCTGGGCGAGCCGTCGGCCGTCTTCATCGGCTCGGGCGAGGCCCCGGCCGAGGCACTCAAGAAGTTCGGTGCCGAGAAGGTCTACTCCGTGGATGACGCGGAGATCAAGGGCTACCTGGTCGCGCCCAAGGCCGAGGTGCTGGCCCAGCTCGCCGAGAAGACGTCGCCCGCCGCGATCCTGATCCCGTCCTCCGCCGAGGGCAAGGAGATCGCCGGTCGTCTCGCGATCAAGATCGAGTCCGGTGTGATCACCGACGCCGTCGACATCGCCGACGGTGGCGTGACCACCCAGTCGGTCTTCGCCGGTTCCTACACGGTCCAGGCGAAGGTCACCAAGGGCACCCCGATCATCACGGTGAAGCCGAACTCGGCTGCTCCCGAAGAGGTCGCCGGCGCCGGTGCGGTCGAGGCCTTCGCGCCGACCATCTCCGATGCAGCCAAGACTGCGCAGATCGTCGCCGCGCAGCCGCGTCAGTCCACCGGTCGTCCCGAGCTCACCGAGGCCGCCATCGTGGTCTCCGGTGGTCGTGGCACCGGCGGCAACTTCGAGCCGGTCGAGAACCTCGCCGACGCGCTCGGTGCCGCTGTCGGCGCCTCGCGTGCCGCCGTGGACTCCGGCTGGAAGCCGCACACCTTCCAGGTCGGCCAGACCGGCAAGACCGTCTCGCCGCAGCTCTACGTGGCCAACGGCATCTCCGGTGCGATCCAGCACCGCGCCGGCATGCAGACCTCGAAGACGATCGTGGCCGTCAACAAGGACGAAGAGGCCCCGATCTTCGAGCTCGTCGACTTCGGTGTCGTGGGTGACCTGCACTCGGTCCTCCCGGTGCTCACCGAGGAGATCAACAAGCGCAAGTGACCTGATCACTGCCTGCTGCGGCCTCTCCCACCTCGGTGGGGGAGGCCGCAGTGCATTTCGTGGGGGTGAGACGGCGGCGGGGCAGCCCCGCGATCCGACCTAGGCTGGGCCGGTGAGCATCGAGCAGGAAGTCAACGACACCGCACGCCGGGCACGCGCCGCGAGCCACGACCTGGCCACGGCCACCCGCGCAGTCAAGGACACCGCACTCCTGGCGATGGCCGATGCCCTGGTGGCCCGGGCGCAGGAGATCATCAGCGCCAACGCCGAGGACATCGCCCGCGCCGAGCGCAACCAGACCCCGCCCAACATCATCGACCGCCTGCGCCTCGACGAGGCTCGCATCGCCGACATGGCCGCCGGCCTGCGTGAGGTCGCCGGCCTGGCCGACCCGGTCGGCGAGGTGGTCCGTGGCGGCAACCTGGCCAATGGCCTCGAGCTGCGCCAGGTCCGCGTCCCGTTCGGCGTGGTCGGCATCATCTATGAGGCCCGCCCCAACGTGACGGCCGATGCCTCCGGCATCTGCCTGAAGTCGGGCAACGCGGCCCTGCTCAAGGGCTCCAACAGCGCACTGTCGAGCAACACCGCGATCGTCGGCGTACTGCGTGCCGCCATCGAGTCGAACGGACTCCCGGCCGACGCCGTCCAGCTCGTGCCCGGCGAGGGCCATGACGGCGCCAAGGTACTGATGCGGGCACGTGGTCTGGTCGACGTCCTGATCCCACGTGGGGGCGCGGGCCTGATCCGCAGCGTGGTCGAGGAGTCCACGGTGCCGGTGATCGAGACGGGGGTGGGCAACTGCCACGTCTATGTCGACGCGGGAGCCGACCTGGACAAGGCCGCGGCCATCGTCATCAACTCCAAGACCCACCGCACCAGCGTCTGCAACTCGGCCGAGTCGCTCCTGGTCCACGAGGACATCGCCGACGAGTTCCTCCCGCGGATCATCGAGGAGCTCCACGACAAGGGCGTCACCATCCACGGCGACGCCCGCTTCTGCGAGTACGACCACGTCCTCGCCGCCACGGACGAGGACTGGTCGCAGGAGTTCCTCTCGCTCGACATCTCCGCCGCCGTGGTCTCCGACATCGAGGCCGCGATCGGTCACATCCGCGAACACAGCAGCCAGCACACCGACGCGATCGTGAGCGAGGACCAGGCCGCCGTACGCCGCTTCGTCGCCGCGGTCGACTCGGCCGCAGTCATGGTCAACGCCTCCACGCGCTTCACCGACGGGGGAGAGTTCGGCTTCGGTGCCGAGATCGGGATCAGCACCCAAAAGCTCCACGCGCGCGGTCCGATGGGTCTGGTCGAGATGACCAGCACCAAGTATGTCGTCACCGGCGACGGTCACGTGCGTTGAGCGCCGGGCCGATGGGCCCCGGAGCGCCTCGTGCGGATAGGATTCGGCCATGTTCTTGAATGCAATCGTCGTCGCCGCCTCCGAGACCTCCGGTGAGGCCGCAGTCAACCCGTGGGTCGTCGGCGGAATCGCGCTCGGCATCCTCCTCTTCGCACTCCTGGTCGTCGTGGCCATCGGTGGCGGGCGCGAGCACAGCTGATCATGGCTGAGCGGCGCCGTGTGGGAGTGATGGGCGGCACCTTCGATCCCATCCACCACGGCCACCTGGTCGCCGCGAGCGAGGTGCAGGCCTGGTTCGACCTGGACGAGGTCATCTTCGTCCCCACGGGTGATCCGTGGCAGAAGTCGGATCGGGAGGTGTCCCCGGCCGAGCACCGTTATCTGATGACGGTGATCGCGACCGCGGCCAATCCCCGGTTCACGGTGTCCCGGGTCGACATCGACCGTGACGGTCCGACGTACACCATCGACACGCTGCGCGACCTCGGCGAGCAGCTGCCCGACGCCGATCTCTACTTCATCACCGGCGCCGACGCACTCGCCAACATCTTCACCTGGCGCAACGTCGAAGAGCTCTTCAAGCTGGCCAACTTCGTCGGCTGCACCCGCCCCGGCTATGAGATGGAGGCGAAGATGCTCGCCGACATCCCCACCGAACGGGTCACCATCGTCGAGATCCCCGCGCTGGCGATCTCGTCCACCGACTGCAGGAAGCGCACGAAGCGCGGCGAGCCCGTCTGGTACCTCGTGCCCGACGGGGTCGTGCAATACATCGCAAAGCATCAACTCTATCCGTCTGGAGCTTCATCGTGACCGCAACCGACCGGGCCATCGAGCTCGTCCACGCCGCTGCCCGCGCGGCCTCGGACAAGCTGGCCCAGCAGATCATCGCGTTCGACGTGTCCGAACAGCTCGCCATCACTGACGCGTTCGTCCTCGCCTCCGCCCCCAACGACCGTCAGGTGAAGTCGATCGTCGACGAGGTCGAGGACCGGCTGCGCGAGATGGGCCGCAAGCCGATCCGTCGCGAGGGCGAGCGTGACGGCCGCTGGGTGCTGATCGACTTCGGCGACATCGTCGTCCACGTGCAGCACGAGGAGGAGCGCGAGTTCTACGCGCTCGAGCGTCTCTGGAAGGACTGCCCGGCCATCGAGCTGCCGGCAGACGTCGTCTCCCACGAACGATGAACCGTCGCCTGGTCCTGCTCCGTCACGGCCAGACGTCGTGGAATGTCGCGGGTCGGCTGCAGGGACACCGCGACGTCGAGCTCGACGAGACCGGCCACGACCAGGCAGCCTCGGTGGCGCCCCGTGTGGCGATGCTGGAACCGGTCGCACTGTGGTCCTCCGACCTGTCGCGAGCGATGCAGACCGCGGCCTACCTGGCCAAGGAGTGCGAGCTGGAGCCGCGAGCCGACCCGCGATTCCGTGAGGCCGACCTGGGGGAGGCCGCAGGAATCCTCAAGGCCGACTATGCCCACGACAATCCCGAGCTCTTCGCGGCGCTGATGGCTGGCGACTTCGGCCGGATCGCGGGGGCCGAGGACTTCGCGGCGATCCGTGAGCGCTTCGGTGCCGGACTGCAGGACGTGCTCGCTGATCTGGGGCAGGGCCAGACTGCCGTGGTGGTGACGCACGGCAGCGCACTCAAGGCCGGGATCTGCCACGCGCTCGACTGGCCGGCAGGGGCTGCAGCGAGTCTTGCCGGGCAGGGGAACTGCCACTGGGCCGTGCTCACCGAGATCGGTGACACGGGCCGGTTCCGCCTTGCCGGATATGACGTCGGGGCCTGATTCGCTCCTCTTGCCGGTGGCTCCACGCCCGGTCCACCCCCGATTTCACATCGGGCGCGAGTTGTGGCTAAACTTCCGCACGTTGCTCAGCCGCAAGGCAAGAGCAATGGGGCTGTGGCGCAGCTGGTAGCGCACCTGCATGGCATGCAGGGGGTCAGGGGTTCGAGTCCCCTCAGCTCCACCGAAGAAAGAACTCCCGATCATGGATCGGGAGTTCTTCGCATTTGCCCCACACCGGCGACACCGGGGTGGGGCCGGCTGCATGGGGTTGCTTCCTTCGGGCAGAATGGCCCCATGGCCGATGCACAGGAGCAAGTTGTCCGCGATGTCACCCCCGACGGTGGAGTCGTGGTCGGTGACGACGGCTCCAAGGCCGCCTCCCTGGCGGTGCGCTTCGCCGTCGAGGAAGCAGCACGACGCGGCGCCACGCTGCACGTCGTACGCGCCTGGACGATCATGACCTGCGTGCGCCCCGACGACGTGCCGATGGGCATCACTCCCTCCCTGCTCGAGATGGAGGCCTCGACCCTCACCGCCGAGCGGGCCCGGGTCGAGAAGATCGTCGGCGACGCACAGGTCACCGCAGAGGTCCACGTGGCCTACTCGCCCTCGGCGCAGTCGCTGATCAAGGCCTCGGAGACCGCCGACGTGCTCGTCGTCGGCAGCCGCGGTCGCGGCGGATTCAAGACCCTCGTGCTCGGGTCGGTGGCCGACCAGTGCGTCCAGCACGCGCAGTGCCCGGTCATCGTCGTACGCAACTGGGGCAACATCGAGAAGGCGTTCACCGAGCAGGACGCGGTCACCGAAGCCTGAGTCCGGTTCATCGGGTCAGGGGTGCGACCGGTCGGTGACCAAGCGCCTCAGCTCGGGAGTCACCTCCACGTCGGAGGCCGTCACCACGGCCCGGACGATGCGCACGCCCTGGATGATCTCCTCCGGCAGGAACGGTGCCTCATCCCCGACGGAGGGCAGCGAGGCCACCGGGTGCTCGGTGATACGCCGACGGATCGCTGACTCGATGAGGTCGACGGTCTCCCCGCCGACTGACCCGACTGCTGGCCCGCTGCCTGGTCCGACAACTGGCCCGAGGACTGGCCCGTGACGGGACCCCACGCCGGCGAGCTCGACCACGACCTCCACCTCGAGTCGCGCGGTGACGCCGTCGGAGGTGTTGGCACGGGACACGGTCCACAGGCGTTGCGGTTCGTTGACCGGCACCTTGTGCCGGGTGGCGAGCAGACCGACCACGACACCGATCACGACGACGGCGGCGGCCCCGACGATCCACGGCTCGGGCATCGCGACCTCCTTCGACTCTGTGCTCGGGACCCCTCAGACGGACAGGGGTGGGATCCTCACACCATCAAGTGTGCTCGGCAGACATGCCGGATCCCATGGGTTGCCAAGCCCACTTTCTGGCACAGTGACGGCATGCTCCGGACCCACGGCTTCTCCCTGTCCTCGCGGGTGATCCTGGTCAACGGGGTGCTGTTCGCCCTGGGCACCGCACTGTTGGCGTTCTCACCCGCGAGCGTCTCGCCCGAGCCGCTGCTCTCCGAGGTGGTCGTGCTGCTGGTCGGACTGAGCGTGATGATCCTGGCCAACTCCCTGCTGGTGCGCAGCATGCTCCGACCGTTGGAACAGCTCTCGCACGACCTGGACCGGGCTCGCTCGACCGAGCCCATCGCCAAGGTTCCGGTGGCCAGGGCGGGGATCGCCCGCCAGCTGGCAACGGCCGTGAACGACCTGCTCGCCCGGATCGAGATCGGGCGCAAGGAGAGCCAGCTGGCCGCGCTCGCTGCGCAGGAAGCCGAGCGGGCCCGGATCGCGCAGGAGCTGCACGACAGCGTGGGACAGAGCCTCACGGTCGTGCTGCTCGAGCTGAAGGCGGTCGCAGGCCGGGTCGACGCCGATGCGCAGCTCTCGCTCGAAGGCACGCGTGAGACCGTGCGGGCCAGCCTCGACGAGGTCCGCACGGTGGCCCGCCAGCTCCGACCGCACGTCCTCGAGGACCTGGGACTGCGCAGCGCGCTGGCCTCACTGACGACCAAGCTGTTCTCGGAGCGGACCCATGTCGAGCGGGGGATCGCGCCGGGGCTGCCCGAGCTCGACGACCATGTCGAGCTGGTGATCTTCCGGGTCGCGCAGGAGGCGTTGACCAACGTGGCGCGCCATGCCCACGCCTCGACCGTCGACCTCAGGCTCAGCAAGGTAGGGAACTCCGTGGTCCTCCTCGTGGAGGACGACGGCCTCGGCATCGCGCCCGGGGTCCGGGGGACCGGCATCCGCGGGATGGAGGAACGGGCCGCGCTGGTCGACGCGACACTTGAGGTCACTCGTCGCGAGGGCAGGGGAACCCGGGTCCGGCTGGCGGTCCCGATCGGCGACACGACTGAGCGGGCCGATGGGGCCGGGGAGGTGCGATGAGCACGGAGCGAGCCGCTGCGCGCATCCTGCTGGCCGACGACCATGCACTCGTACGCCGCGGCGTACGGATGATCCTCGAGCAGGAGCCCGACCTGGTCGTGGTGGCCGAGGCTGGCGACGGTGCCGAGGCCGTGCAGCTGCTGCGCACCACCGAGGTGGACCTGGTCATCCTCGACGTCGCCATGCCGCGGATGACCGGGCTGCAGGCTGCTCGAG
It contains:
- the glgX gene encoding glycogen debranching protein GlgX — translated: MTPGIWHHPGQRSPVWPGRNYPLGATWGEEATNFAVHAPDADGVTVCLFDEHGGEHRHRLTEQALGIWHGAIPGVAVGTPYGFRVDGPWLPEEGMRFNPAKLLLDPFARAISGTVDHVPAIYAHVLEDPAQLNDEDSAPHVPRSVVVHDDFDWEGDAPIHRRWRDTVIYEMHVKGMTALHDRVPEELRGTYAGLATPAVIDYLSDLGITAVELLPIHQSVPEPSLMEAGRVNYWGYNSIGFFAPHNGYAATGDRGQQVTEFKSMVKAFHEAGIEVILDVVYNHTAEGGARGPSLSFRGLDDRGTYHRVPGEPDPETGRPGFDDTYWDVTGCGNTVNASNPHVLRMILDSLRYWVTEMHVDGFRFDLASALTRVDLEVNMDCHLLAAIGQDPVLRHVKLIAEPWDASMEGYRVGEFPPPWVEWNDQYRDTIRDFWRGASDGIRTVATRLAGSSDLYADDGRSPYSTVNFITAHDGFTLRDLVSYDHKHNEANGEENRDGTDNNRSWNHGAEGETDDAEIVALRRRQAANLMATLCFSTGTPMLTAGDERGRTQGGNNNAYLHDNETSWIDWSADNAWLDVYEVTKAALRLRREHPALRQRHWFEGRPAIQDGPKDLAWLHPSGREMTGDDWFDESLAVIGMFVSGAPLRSPGPRGEQQVDNSFMIWLNASPEPVTVALPENAWVQSGSIALSTDPDHPVGESAKAGEALQIAGRSVLVMMED
- a CDS encoding enoyl-CoA hydratase/isomerase family protein, which gives rise to MGEFVNLEVSDGVGTIRLDRPKMNALNKQVQEEIRAAALEATERADVKAVVIYGGERVFAAGADIKEMADMSYTDMVDRSAGLQSAFTSVAQIPKPVVAAVTGYALGGGCELALCADIRIAADNATLGQPEILLGIIPGAGGTQRLTRLVGPSKAKDIILTGRFVKADEALAIGLVDKLVPAAEVYTAAVEWASQFSNAASYAVRAAKEAVDRGLEVDLATGLEIERIQFASLFATEDRTIGMASFMENGPGKASFRGA
- a CDS encoding electron transfer flavoprotein subunit beta/FixA family protein, whose amino-acid sequence is MKHVPDATADRRFESDNTVDRVGVDGLLSELDEYAVEQALQIKEKSEGDVTVTALSIGPEQAVDAVRKALQMGADQGVLVTDDAIAGSDAVATSLVLAKAIEKIGQDNGSADLVVTGMASTDAGTSLVPAMLAERLGLPQVTFASVVETQGDQIRAKRDGDAATEVIGATLPVLLSVTDQTGEARYPSFKGIMAAKKKPLETYSLSDIGVDAGQVGLEAAWSAVEETTARPPRTAGEIVTDEDGSGAKALAEFLAAKKFI
- a CDS encoding electron transfer flavoprotein subunit alpha/FixB family protein translates to MSEVLVLVDHVDGAVRKTTNELLTLARRLGEPSAVFIGSGEAPAEALKKFGAEKVYSVDDAEIKGYLVAPKAEVLAQLAEKTSPAAILIPSSAEGKEIAGRLAIKIESGVITDAVDIADGGVTTQSVFAGSYTVQAKVTKGTPIITVKPNSAAPEEVAGAGAVEAFAPTISDAAKTAQIVAAQPRQSTGRPELTEAAIVVSGGRGTGGNFEPVENLADALGAAVGASRAAVDSGWKPHTFQVGQTGKTVSPQLYVANGISGAIQHRAGMQTSKTIVAVNKDEEAPIFELVDFGVVGDLHSVLPVLTEEINKRK
- a CDS encoding glutamate-5-semialdehyde dehydrogenase; this translates as MSIEQEVNDTARRARAASHDLATATRAVKDTALLAMADALVARAQEIISANAEDIARAERNQTPPNIIDRLRLDEARIADMAAGLREVAGLADPVGEVVRGGNLANGLELRQVRVPFGVVGIIYEARPNVTADASGICLKSGNAALLKGSNSALSSNTAIVGVLRAAIESNGLPADAVQLVPGEGHDGAKVLMRARGLVDVLIPRGGAGLIRSVVEESTVPVIETGVGNCHVYVDAGADLDKAAAIVINSKTHRTSVCNSAESLLVHEDIADEFLPRIIEELHDKGVTIHGDARFCEYDHVLAATDEDWSQEFLSLDISAAVVSDIEAAIGHIREHSSQHTDAIVSEDQAAVRRFVAAVDSAAVMVNASTRFTDGGEFGFGAEIGISTQKLHARGPMGLVEMTSTKYVVTGDGHVR
- the nadD gene encoding nicotinate-nucleotide adenylyltransferase, giving the protein MAERRRVGVMGGTFDPIHHGHLVAASEVQAWFDLDEVIFVPTGDPWQKSDREVSPAEHRYLMTVIATAANPRFTVSRVDIDRDGPTYTIDTLRDLGEQLPDADLYFITGADALANIFTWRNVEELFKLANFVGCTRPGYEMEAKMLADIPTERVTIVEIPALAISSTDCRKRTKRGEPVWYLVPDGVVQYIAKHQLYPSGASS
- the rsfS gene encoding ribosome silencing factor, which translates into the protein MTATDRAIELVHAAARAASDKLAQQIIAFDVSEQLAITDAFVLASAPNDRQVKSIVDEVEDRLREMGRKPIRREGERDGRWVLIDFGDIVVHVQHEEEREFYALERLWKDCPAIELPADVVSHER
- a CDS encoding histidine phosphatase family protein, with the protein product MNRRLVLLRHGQTSWNVAGRLQGHRDVELDETGHDQAASVAPRVAMLEPVALWSSDLSRAMQTAAYLAKECELEPRADPRFREADLGEAAGILKADYAHDNPELFAALMAGDFGRIAGAEDFAAIRERFGAGLQDVLADLGQGQTAVVVTHGSALKAGICHALDWPAGAAASLAGQGNCHWAVLTEIGDTGRFRLAGYDVGA
- a CDS encoding universal stress protein; amino-acid sequence: MADAQEQVVRDVTPDGGVVVGDDGSKAASLAVRFAVEEAARRGATLHVVRAWTIMTCVRPDDVPMGITPSLLEMEASTLTAERARVEKIVGDAQVTAEVHVAYSPSAQSLIKASETADVLVVGSRGRGGFKTLVLGSVADQCVQHAQCPVIVVRNWGNIEKAFTEQDAVTEA
- a CDS encoding sensor histidine kinase, with translation MLRTHGFSLSSRVILVNGVLFALGTALLAFSPASVSPEPLLSEVVVLLVGLSVMILANSLLVRSMLRPLEQLSHDLDRARSTEPIAKVPVARAGIARQLATAVNDLLARIEIGRKESQLAALAAQEAERARIAQELHDSVGQSLTVVLLELKAVAGRVDADAQLSLEGTRETVRASLDEVRTVARQLRPHVLEDLGLRSALASLTTKLFSERTHVERGIAPGLPELDDHVELVIFRVAQEALTNVARHAHASTVDLRLSKVGNSVVLLVEDDGLGIAPGVRGTGIRGMEERAALVDATLEVTRREGRGTRVRLAVPIGDTTERADGAGEVR